The Desulfurella sp. genomic interval CAAACCATCAATTTTTGCCCTGTCTTCTACACTCTGCAATCTCTCCGTTCCAGGTGGTGGCGTTTTTTCTATTAGATACGGCTTTACTGCATAATACTTATTAAAAAAGTCAGTAAAATCGCACACCAGATCTTTAATAACAGGAAAACCTGGTAGAGGTTTAATAATTAAAACATTGCTGTTGTAATCATCAATATGAGCCATACAGGAAGTTGTATTCATGCCATTTATATTCATACCATCAGAACCACATACGCCTTCCCTGCAACTTCTTCTATAACTAAGCGAACCATCTATATGCCACTTTATTTGATTTAAACCATCAAGCACCATCATTCCTTTTCTTTCTATAGTAACTTCATAATCTTTAAAATAAGGAGCTTTATCTTTTGCAGGATCGTACCTAAATACCTTAAATATTACTTTATCTCCAACATCAAATGCCATCTTGCCCCTCCTTAATATACCCTTTTCTTTGGTGGGAATGTTGGCGCAGTTGCACCTTTCATTCTAACAGGTTTGTAGTCAAGTTCCACTTTCCCATCTTTCCATTTGACAAGGGTATGTTTAAGCCAATTGACATCATCCCTTTCTGGATAATCATCTCTGAAATGACCACCGCGGCTTTCCTGCCTTGCAAGTGCAGCTTCTGTTTCCACTTTTGAAACATAAAGTAGAGATTCAAGTTCTAGTAGCTCAATCAACTCAGTGTTGAAATATGGGCTTTTATCTGTCATGCCAACTTTTTTAAATTCTTCAAAATATTTATCTATTTCTTTTAATTCTTCTTTAAGTCCACTTTCAATTCTAAACACAGACATGTTGTGCTGCATAGAATCTCTTAATCTCTCCCATATATCATCCATTTTAATTTCGCCTGGACCACCATCAAAATAAGCTTTAACCTGTTCAATAGTTTCTTTACCGTACTCATCGGCTATATTTTCAAGCGGTGGAGTCGGCCATTCCGGTTTTTCTTCCAAAATATACCTTGCTGCCCACTGTCCCGCCTGTTTGCCATTAACAACAAGATCTAGCAATGAGTTTGTTCCAAGCCTGTTAGCTCCATGAACAGATTGACAAGCACACTCACCAGCTGCATAAAGACCTGGAATTCTAACTTCTTTTTCACCATCCCAATCTACAACTTCACCTTTTATATTAGTAGGTATACCACCCATATGGTAGTGAGCCGTTGGTTGGACTGGTATAGGTTCTTTTGTACAATCCACACCTACAAATTTATAAGCAAGTTCCCATATTCCTGGAAGTTTTGACATAATTAAATCTTTGCCCAAATGGTCTAATTTTAACAGTATGTGGTCTTTCTTTGGACCCACGCCTCTACCTTCTCTTACTTCTGTTGCCATAGCACGTGAAACAACATCGCGCGAGGCAAGATCCATAACTTTAGGTGCGTATTTTGGCATAAAACGCTCACCTAAACCATTAACTAAATAACCACCTTCACCTCTAACACCTTCTGTTATGAGGTTTCCAACACCATAAATCCCTGTTGGGTGAAATTGGACAAACTCTGGGTCTTCAATTGGAACACCAGCTTTTAAGCAAAGCTTCCACCCATCTCCAGTACATATATGAGCATTTGTACCTGTCCTATAGTTTCTTGTATTACCACCGGTTGCAAAAATTACTGCCTGGCCAAAAAACATAGTAAATCCACCATTTACCATATCCCAGGCCAGAATTCCTATTGCTCGTCCGGTTTCTTTTTCTCTGAATAATTCTGCTGCATAGTACTCTGTATAATAACTTACATATTGAACAATATCAGGTCTTAACGTGCGCTCAAATAATGCGTGTAGCAATGCATGACCGGATCTGTCTGCTATTGCACATGCCCTTTGAACTGCTGCCTCGCCAAAGTTTCTTGTGTGTCCGCCAAATCGCCTTTGGTAAATTGTGCCATTTTCATTCCTTGAAAAAGGCACTCCCCAGTGTTCCAATTCGTATATTGTCTCAGGTGCATGTTTAATAAACTCTTCTATAGCATCTTGATCGCCTAAGTAATCAGAACCTTTAACAGTATCGTACATATGCCAAATCCAGTGGTCTTCTTCCATGTTACCAAGAGCAGCTGCAATACCACCTTGAGCAGATACAGTATGAGATCTTGTTGGATAAACTTCTGTAATAACAGCAGTTTTTAGTCTAGCAAGTCCAGTTTGCACAGCAGCAGCCAAACCTGCACCACCAGCACCAACTATAATAACATCAAATTCTTCAAGTTTAACTTTTATATCAGCCACATTAGCCTCCTTTTAGCCCTTAAATGGTATAATGGTTAGCGCAGCTAAAACCCAGTACAGTACGCCAACTACCCAAAAAAATCCTTTCCAAAAAACCCTCCATCCAGAATAAACATAATCTTCTATAACCATAAATATACCATTTATACCATGATAAAGTGCAAATGTCACAAATGTCATATCAAAAAGCTTCCATCCTAAATCAGAAAGTCTTGCAGCTACTGCAGCATAGCCTGCGCCACCAACCGGGGCACTGATAAAATGCTGTATAAAAAAATGCCCAAGAAGCAAAAATAATAAAGCAACACCAGAGACTCTTTGCATTAGCCAGTTAAATTCACCTGATTTGCTACTGCCCTGATACCTATCAATATATCCTCTCATGTATTCCATAATCTACCTCCTAGCCAGCCAAACCCATTAACATAGGTATAGCGCCTGCTACAAAAACTAAGGCAAAAATAACCCAAAAAATCCACACATTAGTTTTGTAATTGCTGCGCTCCGCTGCACCTGCGAAATTAACAAGCACAACCCTTAACCCATTTACAGCATGATATGCTGCTACAAGCCACAAACCAACTTCTAATAACTTAAATATAGGACTTTCAAGAACGCCCATAGCCTGAGAATAGCTTTGTGGATTTTGAAGAGTAGAGATTACCCACTCATGAGCAAAAAGATACAAAATCAATAGTAGACCTGTTACCCTATGCAAAACCCAAGCAACAAAACCCTCGTGCCACTTATAAGATGCACTTGGTCGATACCAATTCATAGCGTTTCTCGGCTAAATTCTTAGCCTCAAACCCCCTTTCCAAAAATTTGTTAGAATATTAACTCAAAATTTATAAAATGTCAAATATTTCATAATTTATTAGCCCACTCTTTTTTTGCAAGCTCATAAAGGTCATTTCCATAAGCATCATAACATACAAAAACAGGCATATCTTCAACCTCAAGTCTCCTTACAGCTTCTGGACCCAAATCATCGTAAGCTATAACCTCTGCTTTTTTTATTGCGCTGCCTACAACAGCTGCTGCGCCACCAATACTGGCAAAATAAACAGCTTTGTATTTAACACAAGCGTCTTTAACTTCCTGACTCATTTTACCTTTGCCTATCATGCCTTTTAAGCCTTTTTCAATTAGTATAGGAGCAAAGGGATTCATACGGTAACTTGTTGTAGGACCTGCTGAACCTATAGGATAGCCTGGCCTTGCTGGACTTGGACCTACATAATAAATAACCTGCCCTTTGGGATCAAAAGGTAACTCTCCACCTTGTTTAAGTGATTCTATCATGCGCATGTGTGCTGCGTCCCTTCCTGTGTAGACTACACCACTTAAATAAACCTTATCCCCTGCTTTAAGCTTAATAATGTCTTCATCTGTTAAAGGTGTTTTTAATTTATATTCTGCCATATAGCGCTCCTCAAATTAAAATTTCTTTATGCCTGTTTACATGGCATGCTGTATTTATAGCCAAAGGCAGTGTTGCGATGTGGCAAGGTTCCATCTCTATATGAACACCCAGAGATGTAGTAATACCGCCAAGTCCTGCAGGTCCTATGCCAGAATTATTTAATTTTGTTAATATCTCTTCTTCCATTTCTGCAAGCCTTGGATCCGGGTTTTTTTCTCCTAAATGCCTTAATGTTGCTTTTTTGGCAAGTATTGCGCTGCGTTCAAAATCACCCCCAATACCTACACCGATTATAGTGGGCGGACATGGATTTGGGCCTGCTTCTATTACCCAATCAACCACGGTTTTAATTATACCATCTCTGCCGTCAGCAGGTTTTAGCATCTGCACTTTGCTCATAGATTCACTTCCGCCACCCTTTGCATCAAAAAAGATTTTAACCTTATCACCAGGCACTATAAATGTATGCACTATAGCTGGCAAATTGTTACCTAAATTTTTTCTTGTAAGCGGATCACAGGTCGATTTTCTTAAATACGCATCTTTATATGCCCTTTCAACACCTTTATTTATAGCATCTATCAAATTTCCTTCTACAAAATGGACATCTTGACCTATCTCCATAAATACCACAGCCAAACCTGTATCCTGGCACAAAGGGAAAACCCCCTGTGCCGATACTTCTACGTTTTTTAAAATAGTTTCCAATACTGCTTTGCCAACAGGGGATTTTTCTTTTTCAAACGCCTCTTTCTCTTTTTGATGAATATCCTCTGGCAATTTGTAAGCAGCCTCGATTGCTAAATTATAAATAGCCTCTTCAATAACAGATACATTTATTTCCCTAATGCTAGACATAAGCCACCTTCTATAAAAGTTTTAATTCTTCAACTCTATTGCATAATTCTTTAACATGATCTGCAGATACTTTTAATGCTTTTAATTCTTCTTCTGATAATTTTAATTCAACAATTTCTTCTATTCCAGATAATCCAAGTTTTACAGGTAAACCTACAAATAAATCCTTCTCTAAACCATATTTGCCTTGAGTTTTAACAGCGCATGGTAAAACATCTTTTTTATCCCTTACAATTGAGTCAATCATTTGCACTACAGCAGAACTTGTTGCATAGAATGCTGAACCGGTTTTTAGTAATTTTACAATTTCCCCTCCACCATTTCTTGTTCTATCTACAAGTCTATCAATTTGTTCTTTTGTGAAAAATTGACTAATCGGAACACCTCTAATTGTAGAGTAGCTAACTAAAGGCACCATATCATCACCATGACCACCAAGCGTCATAGCTTCAACTGACTTTACACTTACACCTGCTTCCCATGCAATGAATCTCTTAAATCTTGTAGAATCCAGGCACCCTGCCTGACCCATTACCTTGTTATCCGCAAAACCACTCACTTTGCTTGCTGTGTAAACCATAGCGTCCAATGGATTTGTAACTACAATAATTATAGAATTTGGAGAATACTTAGCTACTTGCTCTGTAACTTCTTTAACGATTTTGACATTAACACTTAGTAAATCATCCCTTGACATACCGGGTTTTCTTGGTAGTCCAGAAGTAATTACAACGATATCTGAATTTTCTGTGTCTTTGTAATCGTTTGTACCTACTATTTCTGTATCAAAGCCTTCAATTGGTGATGCTTCCATCTCATCTAAGGCTTTGCCCTGCGGTAAACCTTCAACTATGTCTACCAAAACAACCTGTCTTGCCAGCTCTTTTTCTGCAATTCTCACTGCTGTTGTGGCACCAACCTGACCTGCACCAATAACGCTAATTTTAGCATTTGCCAACATATAAAACCTCCTAAATTAAAATTAATAACCTGTACCCCTTTGTCAAGTCAAATTTTTTAATTTTCTTATTCCCCATCTATGCTACACCCTCTAGACCAGCCATGTAGACACTCATAGGCGTTTTATAGTTTAAGCTTGCAGGGGAGCTTTCATAATTGTAAAAGTAAATGTATTCTGCTATTTTCTCTCTTGCCTTGCTTATTGTAGAATAGTTTAACAGATAAACATTTTCATACTTTAGAGTTCTCCAAAACCTTTCGATTATGATGTTATCGTATGCTCTACCTTTAGAGTCCATAGAGATTTTTACATCTGCTTTGGATAAGATTGATATGAACTCTTCTGATGTGTATTGGGATCCCTGATCAGTATTAAATATATCTGGTTTACCAAAAGTGTCTATTGCATCATTTAGAGTATCAGCAACAAGCTTTGTGTCTATTGAGTTGGATAGCCTGTATGAGAGTATTGCCCTTGTATGCCAATCTATTACAGCACAAAAGTAAGCAAAACCGCTTTCTAATTTGATGTAGGTTATATCAGACGCCCATACTGAGTTTGGTTTATCAATGGTATCTTTTTCATTCAGTAAATACGAGTATTTCTTGTGCTGTTTGTTGGAAACAGATGTAAACTTCTTCTTTTTGGGGTATATTGCTTTTATGTTAAGTTTATTCATAAGGGTCTTTACTTTCTTCTTGCCAACTTTAAAGCCATCTTGTATTAAAATAGCAAGTATCTTTCTAAAGCCGTAGAATGGACAATCCAAGTATATCTCTTGTATTCTTGCCATTACAGCTTTGTCTTCTTCTAGAGAGCTTTGCCTTTTCTTATAATACAGACTTGGTCTGTTTATGCCAAGAAGCTCTGTTTGCCTTGTTATTGATATATTGAGCTTGGGATCCACAAGGCCTTTTAAATTACTTACCTTGCGCTCTTTACTTTTTTTAATATCCAATCCCTCTCTATAGTAGCCTTGCCTAAAGCTTTTTGGAGTTCTTCTATTTGTTTGTCTTTTTCGTTTACTTGCTCCTTGTATTTCTTAACAGGCACAGCTTCTTCAAACACCAAAGAGGCATTTTCTAAAAACTGTTTTTTCCACTGCTGTATGCTTTTAAAGCAATACATTGTATTTTGAGGCTATCTCATTTATAGTAGCATTGTTTTCTAAAACCTCTAACACTACTTTTGCTTTAAACTCATTTGAGTAACTTTTTCTTTTGACACTCATTTAAGCACCCCTTTGTAATTTTGAACTTTTAAAATAAAACCAAATACATTTTAAATCATTAACAGAATTTTTTTAAAGGAATAAAAATTCCAAAAATTCTGTATCGATTTGCGGGTACATTATATAAATCTGTCTAAACTATATTCAATTTGAGTTTTTTTGTCAATCTTTTTTATTAACTGGATAGCAAATTTTTTAAAATACACTCTTGCCTGGCTCTACTTCATCATCTACACATAATACTCTTACATTATCATTTTTATCATTAACACCAAGCACTAATACTTCTGATAAAAAGTCAGCAATTTGCTTTGGAGCAAAATTGACAACAGCCAAAACTAACCTGCCGACTAATTCTTCTTTCGTATAATTATCAACAATCTGTGCACTTGAGCGTTTTACGCCAATTTCACTACCAAAATCAATTAACAATTTATAAGCTTTTTTACGTGCTTTTGGGAAATCATCTACAGTTAAGATTTTACCTACCCTTATATCCACTTTTTCAAAATCATTATAAGTAATTGTTTGTTTTATCGTCATATTTTCACTCCTTTTTTTAAAAATATTTTATCAAAAAAAACTTATAAATTCAAGTAAAAATACTTATTAACTAATGCTTGACATGAATTTAGTCAGTAATATAATTTTAATTAAGAATTAACAGGAGGTTATTTATGTTAGATTCACAAACCTGGTCTA includes:
- a CDS encoding succinate dehydrogenase iron-sulfur subunit; translated protein: MAFDVGDKVIFKVFRYDPAKDKAPYFKDYEVTIERKGMMVLDGLNQIKWHIDGSLSYRRSCREGVCGSDGMNINGMNTTSCMAHIDDYNSNVLIIKPLPGFPVIKDLVCDFTDFFNKYYAVKPYLIEKTPPPGTERLQSVEDRAKIDGLYECILCGCCSSSCPSYWADPDYLGPSALLNAARFVMDTRDEGSDERLDAVNNIHGVWRCHTILNCIHACPKELNPTKAIASLQKEILKRKY
- the sdhA gene encoding succinate dehydrogenase flavoprotein subunit; amino-acid sequence: MADIKVKLEEFDVIIVGAGGAGLAAAVQTGLARLKTAVITEVYPTRSHTVSAQGGIAAALGNMEEDHWIWHMYDTVKGSDYLGDQDAIEEFIKHAPETIYELEHWGVPFSRNENGTIYQRRFGGHTRNFGEAAVQRACAIADRSGHALLHALFERTLRPDIVQYVSYYTEYYAAELFREKETGRAIGILAWDMVNGGFTMFFGQAVIFATGGNTRNYRTGTNAHICTGDGWKLCLKAGVPIEDPEFVQFHPTGIYGVGNLITEGVRGEGGYLVNGLGERFMPKYAPKVMDLASRDVVSRAMATEVREGRGVGPKKDHILLKLDHLGKDLIMSKLPGIWELAYKFVGVDCTKEPIPVQPTAHYHMGGIPTNIKGEVVDWDGEKEVRIPGLYAAGECACQSVHGANRLGTNSLLDLVVNGKQAGQWAARYILEEKPEWPTPPLENIADEYGKETIEQVKAYFDGGPGEIKMDDIWERLRDSMQHNMSVFRIESGLKEELKEIDKYFEEFKKVGMTDKSPYFNTELIELLELESLLYVSKVETEAALARQESRGGHFRDDYPERDDVNWLKHTLVKWKDGKVELDYKPVRMKGATAPTFPPKKRVY
- the sdhC gene encoding succinate dehydrogenase, cytochrome b556 subunit, producing MNWYRPSASYKWHEGFVAWVLHRVTGLLLILYLFAHEWVISTLQNPQSYSQAMGVLESPIFKLLEVGLWLVAAYHAVNGLRVVLVNFAGAAERSNYKTNVWIFWVIFALVFVAGAIPMLMGLAG
- a CDS encoding Fe-S-containing hydro-lyase, whose protein sequence is MAEYKLKTPLTDEDIIKLKAGDKVYLSGVVYTGRDAAHMRMIESLKQGGELPFDPKGQVIYYVGPSPARPGYPIGSAGPTTSYRMNPFAPILIEKGLKGMIGKGKMSQEVKDACVKYKAVYFASIGGAAAVVGSAIKKAEVIAYDDLGPEAVRRLEVEDMPVFVCYDAYGNDLYELAKKEWANKL
- a CDS encoding fumarate hydratase, whose protein sequence is MSSIREINVSVIEEAIYNLAIEAAYKLPEDIHQKEKEAFEKEKSPVGKAVLETILKNVEVSAQGVFPLCQDTGLAVVFMEIGQDVHFVEGNLIDAINKGVERAYKDAYLRKSTCDPLTRKNLGNNLPAIVHTFIVPGDKVKIFFDAKGGGSESMSKVQMLKPADGRDGIIKTVVDWVIEAGPNPCPPTIIGVGIGGDFERSAILAKKATLRHLGEKNPDPRLAEMEEEILTKLNNSGIGPAGLGGITTSLGVHIEMEPCHIATLPLAINTACHVNRHKEILI
- the mdh gene encoding malate dehydrogenase; the protein is MLANAKISVIGAGQVGATTAVRIAEKELARQVVLVDIVEGLPQGKALDEMEASPIEGFDTEIVGTNDYKDTENSDIVVITSGLPRKPGMSRDDLLSVNVKIVKEVTEQVAKYSPNSIIIVVTNPLDAMVYTASKVSGFADNKVMGQAGCLDSTRFKRFIAWEAGVSVKSVEAMTLGGHGDDMVPLVSYSTIRGVPISQFFTKEQIDRLVDRTRNGGGEIVKLLKTGSAFYATSSAVVQMIDSIVRDKKDVLPCAVKTQGKYGLEKDLFVGLPVKLGLSGIEEIVELKLSEEELKALKVSADHVKELCNRVEELKLL
- a CDS encoding IS3 family transposase, translating into MDIKKSKERKVSNLKGLVDPKLNISITRQTELLGINRPSLYYKKRQSSLEEDKAVMARIQEIYLDCPFYGFRKILAILIQDGFKVGKKKVKTLMNKLNIKAIYPKKKKFTSVSNKQHKKYSYLLNEKDTIDKPNSVWASDITYIKLESGFAYFCAVIDWHTRAILSYRLSNSIDTKLVADTLNDAIDTFGKPDIFNTDQGSQYTSEEFISILSKADVKISMDSKGRAYDNIIIERFWRTLKYENVYLLNYSTISKAREKIAEYIYFYNYESSPASLNYKTPMSVYMAGLEGVA
- a CDS encoding transposase, encoding MSVKRKSYSNEFKAKVVLEVLENNATINEIASKYNVLL
- a CDS encoding tRNA-binding protein; its protein translation is MTIKQTITYNDFEKVDIRVGKILTVDDFPKARKKAYKLLIDFGSEIGVKRSSAQIVDNYTKEELVGRLVLAVVNFAPKQIADFLSEVLVLGVNDKNDNVRVLCVDDEVEPGKSVF